Proteins from a genomic interval of Pseudomonadota bacterium:
- a CDS encoding sodium ion-translocating decarboxylase subunit beta, whose product MNDALILLWESTGLANFDVAQLAMIAVGGGLLYLAIARQFEPLLLVPIGFGCVLSNIPVAGIGGPDGLLGMLYNAGLETGVFPLLIFMGVGALTDFSALIARPSMLILGAAAQFGIFATLLGAVALNAVPGFDFTIEQAAAIAIIGGADGPTAIFVSARLAPELLGAIAVAAYSYMALVPIIQPPIMRALTTERERALPMTQLRQVSVREQVAFPLLVLALSALLLPDATPLIGMLCFGNLLRVCGVVDRLNKAAQNEIINIVTIFLGLAVGSKLSADQFLSVETLGILALGAVAFSVGTAAGVLMAKLMNRLSADPVNPLIGAAGVSAVPMAARVANKVGLEANSQNFLLMHAMGPNVAGVIGSAVAAGILLAVLGG is encoded by the coding sequence ATGAATGACGCCCTGATCCTGCTGTGGGAATCCACCGGCTTGGCCAACTTCGACGTCGCGCAACTGGCGATGATCGCCGTGGGCGGCGGGCTGCTCTACCTGGCCATAGCGCGGCAGTTCGAGCCGCTGCTGCTGGTGCCGATCGGCTTCGGCTGCGTGCTGAGCAACATCCCGGTCGCGGGCATCGGCGGCCCGGACGGTCTGCTCGGCATGCTCTACAACGCGGGCCTCGAGACCGGCGTGTTTCCCTTGCTCATCTTCATGGGGGTCGGTGCCTTGACCGATTTCTCCGCCTTGATTGCACGACCGAGCATGCTGATTCTCGGTGCTGCGGCGCAGTTCGGGATTTTCGCGACCCTGCTCGGTGCCGTCGCGCTCAACGCGGTGCCGGGCTTTGATTTCACGATCGAGCAGGCCGCGGCAATAGCGATCATCGGTGGCGCAGACGGGCCCACGGCCATCTTCGTCAGCGCGCGGCTCGCGCCCGAGCTGCTCGGCGCGATTGCGGTGGCGGCCTATTCGTACATGGCCCTTGTGCCGATCATCCAGCCGCCGATCATGCGGGCGTTGACGACCGAGCGCGAACGCGCCTTGCCGATGACGCAGCTCCGTCAGGTCAGTGTGCGTGAACAGGTCGCGTTCCCACTGTTGGTGCTCGCGCTTTCGGCCCTGCTGCTGCCGGACGCGACACCGCTGATCGGCATGCTCTGCTTCGGCAACCTCCTGCGGGTCTGTGGGGTGGTCGACCGGCTGAACAAGGCCGCGCAAAATGAAATCATCAACATCGTGACCATCTTTCTCGGGCTGGCTGTCGGGTCCAAGCTCTCGGCTGACCAATTCCTGAGCGTTGAAACGCTCGGTATCCTGGCGCTCGGCGCCGTGGCTTTTTCGGTGGGCACGGCCGCCGGAGTCTTGATGGCCAAACTGATGAACCGCCTCAGTGCCGATCCTGTCAATCCGCTGATCGGTGCGGCGGGAGTCTCGGCGGTGCCGATGGCCGCGCGGGTCGCCAACAAAGTGGGCCTCGAAGCCAACTCACAGAACTTCCTGTTGATGCACGCCATGGGTCCCAACGTCGCAGGCGTGATCGGGTCGGCGGTGGCCGCCGGTATCCTGCTCGCCGTGCTCGGCGGCTGA
- a CDS encoding di-heme-cytochrome C peroxidase: MTTFQEARWEARWTRLRNLVLLLVVLWVVGKLLADSTHALLDALRAPNLPKAPRVESQQYLEQGWDAETRDQFHHVSQGSRTLPIPYRWFAALEQPSAWALGTLTSSDDLFADPDYLQRFGFLVDHTDCSAGSYANWRRHNGEPLPEAANCDPDTMPSYRAVALDGTPRRVLDPPVPIGFSLSKDQPLDGLPGRRTAIGLTCAACHTGAVMHEGSQFIIDGGPGNADFGVFSKTLAAAIGQTVLSSKLPVFNGRFDTFASNVLGEQDSPGTREALRADMVSAVKVLKQFQHRFDVVEGAGRLDALSRIGNRVFARNMQRAENYAPINAPVSYPHIWTASWFDWVQYDGSIMNPLVRNAGEALGVGAAMDVDAAPGDHRLATGIPMDKLAWIENALKGERFTREEPGGLWAPKWRNAQFGAPDPDDVEAGRLLYEQRCASCHHPAMNTDAFWAATNDKGKTPYQWRPFKWTDADGERQTYENTLLRLKTISLAQVGTDPLQSSLLEGRMLNTADQLARGARPAQPALGMDASLCVAVKYDRAGPYDKLSGIPPYRTRFETVAIGDSPSTAFGVALGAATTAAIEATFEATLASEDQRLAAWTDRPNCYQVGAGYKARPLNGVWATAPFLHNGSVPTIEHLLGPAEARPTRVVLGSPELDTEKLGIRQPARLPDTERHYDRDGRFVLDTSLPGNSNRGHEFSDTFDADNPYAPQGGVIGPALSEADRRALIAYLKTL; this comes from the coding sequence ATGACCACGTTTCAAGAGGCCCGGTGGGAGGCGCGCTGGACGCGGTTGCGCAACCTGGTGCTGCTGCTCGTGGTGCTGTGGGTCGTCGGCAAGCTGCTGGCCGACTCGACCCACGCGTTGCTCGATGCCCTGCGCGCGCCCAACCTGCCCAAGGCCCCTCGCGTCGAGTCTCAGCAGTACCTCGAGCAGGGCTGGGACGCCGAGACGCGTGACCAATTCCACCATGTGTCCCAGGGCAGCCGCACCTTGCCAATCCCCTACCGGTGGTTTGCAGCACTCGAGCAACCGTCTGCCTGGGCGTTGGGCACGCTGACGTCATCTGACGACCTGTTTGCCGACCCCGACTACCTGCAGCGCTTCGGCTTCCTCGTCGATCACACCGATTGCAGCGCTGGCAGCTACGCCAATTGGCGTCGTCACAACGGCGAGCCGCTGCCCGAGGCCGCCAACTGTGACCCCGACACGATGCCGTCGTACCGCGCAGTCGCGCTCGACGGCACCCCCCGTCGCGTGTTGGACCCGCCGGTGCCAATCGGCTTCAGTTTGTCGAAGGACCAACCGCTGGATGGCCTGCCAGGGCGACGCACGGCGATCGGGTTGACCTGTGCGGCCTGCCACACCGGTGCGGTGATGCACGAGGGCAGTCAGTTCATCATCGACGGCGGGCCGGGCAACGCCGATTTCGGTGTGTTCTCCAAGACCTTGGCTGCGGCGATCGGGCAAACCGTGCTGTCCTCGAAGCTGCCGGTGTTCAACGGACGGTTCGACACCTTTGCGAGCAACGTGCTTGGCGAACAGGACTCACCTGGCACGCGCGAGGCCTTGCGCGCGGATATGGTCAGTGCCGTGAAGGTGCTCAAGCAGTTTCAACACCGTTTTGACGTGGTCGAGGGCGCCGGGCGCCTCGATGCGCTCTCGCGCATCGGTAACCGGGTCTTCGCGCGCAACATGCAACGTGCGGAGAACTACGCACCGATCAACGCACCCGTCAGCTACCCGCACATCTGGACGGCGAGCTGGTTTGATTGGGTGCAGTACGACGGCTCGATCATGAACCCGCTGGTGCGCAACGCCGGTGAAGCGCTGGGTGTCGGTGCAGCCATGGATGTCGATGCGGCTCCCGGTGATCATCGCCTCGCGACCGGCATCCCGATGGACAAACTCGCCTGGATCGAAAACGCGCTCAAAGGCGAGCGCTTCACGCGTGAGGAACCCGGTGGTCTGTGGGCGCCAAAGTGGCGCAATGCGCAATTCGGCGCGCCCGATCCGGACGATGTCGAAGCGGGACGGCTGCTGTACGAGCAACGCTGTGCGTCCTGCCACCACCCGGCGATGAACACCGACGCGTTCTGGGCCGCGACCAACGACAAGGGCAAGACGCCCTACCAGTGGCGTCCGTTCAAGTGGACCGACGCCGACGGTGAGCGGCAGACCTACGAGAACACGTTGCTCAGGCTCAAGACCATCTCGCTCGCCCAAGTCGGCACCGATCCCCTGCAATCGTCCCTGCTCGAGGGGCGCATGCTGAACACGGCTGATCAGCTGGCCCGCGGGGCGCGACCGGCGCAACCGGCGCTCGGGATGGACGCGTCACTGTGCGTCGCGGTGAAGTACGACCGCGCGGGGCCCTACGACAAGCTGTCCGGCATCCCGCCGTACCGCACACGATTCGAAACCGTGGCGATCGGCGACTCGCCGTCGACCGCGTTCGGTGTCGCACTCGGTGCTGCCACCACAGCAGCGATCGAGGCGACGTTTGAAGCCACACTGGCCTCCGAAGATCAACGGCTGGCTGCGTGGACAGACCGACCCAACTGCTACCAGGTGGGCGCAGGATACAAGGCGCGGCCCTTGAACGGCGTCTGGGCCACGGCGCCCTTTCTGCACAACGGGTCGGTGCCCACCATCGAACACCTGCTGGGACCGGCGGAGGCTCGACCGACCCGCGTGGTGCTCGGGTCACCCGAACTGGACACGGAAAAACTGGGCATCCGGCAACCTGCCAGGCTGCCGGACACAGAACGCCACTACGACCGAGACGGGCGTTTCGTGCTCGACACGAGCTTGCCCGGCAACAGCAACCGGGGGCACGAATTTTCGGATACCTTCGACGCGGACAACCCCTACGCGCCGCAGGGCGGTGTGATCGGGCCGGCGTTGTCGGAAGCAGATCGGCGGGCCCTGATCGCGTATCTGAAGACACTGTGA
- a CDS encoding 1-aminocyclopropane-1-carboxylate deaminase, translating to MPRERIVLPGGACLTVHRLDRCYSGQSGNKGPKLQARLAAVMATGADAVVSLGGAYSNHLHALAAAGQRLGLRTVGIVRGLHADLDNPTLRDAARWSMRIQRVDRATYARRESAAFANWLARTYPDHVLIPEGGNDPVGVAACRRLAAGLQLADCRTLVVPMGTGATVTGLRGGLSAAVALIAANVVGAMGETRAAKLGDGVVETVDAARGGYGKVDAPLLDFLARTYAETGVLFDPLYTGKAAHWCARAGRAQLHLVHTGGVQGWRGLAERGALARQPALAAAVANLRF from the coding sequence GTGCCCCGTGAGCGTATCGTGCTGCCCGGCGGCGCCTGCCTCACGGTCCACCGCCTTGACCGCTGCTATTCCGGTCAATCGGGCAACAAGGGGCCCAAACTGCAAGCCCGTCTGGCTGCGGTGATGGCAACCGGCGCGGACGCGGTTGTGTCCCTCGGCGGCGCCTACTCGAATCACCTGCACGCCCTCGCGGCGGCCGGCCAGCGCCTCGGTCTGCGCACGGTGGGTATCGTGCGTGGTCTGCACGCCGACCTCGACAACCCAACGCTGCGCGATGCGGCGCGCTGGAGCATGCGGATTCAGCGCGTCGACCGCGCCACCTACGCACGCCGTGAGTCGGCGGCCTTTGCCAACTGGCTTGCGCGCACGTACCCCGACCACGTGCTGATTCCCGAAGGGGGGAACGACCCGGTCGGTGTCGCCGCGTGTCGCCGCCTGGCTGCGGGGCTGCAGCTTGCCGATTGCCGGACCCTGGTCGTGCCGATGGGCACCGGGGCCACCGTGACCGGCCTTCGCGGCGGTCTGTCGGCAGCGGTGGCCCTGATTGCGGCGAATGTTGTCGGCGCGATGGGGGAGACCCGTGCTGCGAAGCTCGGCGATGGCGTGGTCGAGACGGTCGACGCGGCGCGTGGTGGTTATGGCAAGGTCGACGCACCGCTGCTCGATTTCCTGGCCCGCACCTACGCTGAGACCGGCGTGCTGTTCGACCCGCTGTACACCGGCAAGGCGGCGCATTGGTGCGCTCGCGCTGGCCGCGCGCAGCTGCACCTGGTGCACACCGGGGGTGTGCAGGGTTGGCGCGGGCT
- the lptE gene encoding LPS assembly lipoprotein LptE — protein MKATVILLFCLLLGGCGYHLLVPTATPEPIHVTVRDSGAPRLAATLRQRLQLHGLMRADATARRTVTVRAESTDQRLLAIDSAGRAAEYREEHAVQARAHWTGEQPGDWRDYSAIRDYAYDASVVLGKDQERQLILEEMRVELADRIIENLVYDAVHAVQRSAEDG, from the coding sequence ATGAAAGCGACTGTCATTCTGCTGTTCTGCCTGCTGTTGGGCGGCTGCGGGTACCACCTGCTGGTGCCCACCGCGACGCCCGAGCCGATTCACGTGACGGTGCGTGACAGCGGTGCGCCGCGGCTCGCGGCGACCTTGCGGCAGCGTCTGCAGCTCCACGGCCTGATGCGCGCCGACGCCACGGCGCGGCGCACGGTCACGGTGCGCGCCGAATCCACCGACCAGCGCCTGTTGGCCATCGACAGTGCCGGCCGCGCCGCAGAATACCGCGAGGAACACGCGGTGCAAGCCCGCGCGCACTGGACGGGCGAGCAGCCGGGCGACTGGCGGGACTACAGCGCGATCCGGGACTACGCCTACGACGCGTCTGTGGTGCTCGGCAAGGACCAGGAGAGGCAACTGATACTCGAGGAGATGCGGGTCGAACTCGCCGACCGCATCATCGAAAACCTCGTGTACGACGCCGTGCACGCCGTGCAGCGCTCGGCCGAGGACGGCTGA
- a CDS encoding cytochrome P450, with the protein MTHAAAHAPADANRLANFLRKHADTVFFLLRNTIPNLPIPGRAITVVTRYRDVKEVLDNPTVFRVGYAPMMDDSVGPFMLARDGTELNERDKGIMRAVIRRSDLAGIRSATRQNAEAALASMQHGQIDLVPQLSRRVPAMLTQDYFGLRAESLDDILRWSRATQHDMFHNGFEKNLDTKRAVHERNLQAGKEMRERLERVLIPECRAALARGDTPDHILARLLRIQFDDAVEFDEGRILSNLMGTLVGGIETTSAAVVQTLNQLFRQPRPLAMAREVANGDGDSEADHQRLYQLCREALRFDPINPLVVRVCDSDVVIARGSLRRRRVKRGATVLVCTRSAMRDGRQLELPSAFISDRPDHHYLHLGYGHHRCLGDHISTVQWPEMVRAVLRLHNARPVGEIDQAGGPFPEHYRIQVDA; encoded by the coding sequence ATGACACACGCAGCAGCCCACGCACCTGCAGACGCGAACCGCCTGGCCAATTTCCTGCGCAAGCACGCAGACACGGTGTTCTTCCTCCTGCGCAACACCATCCCGAACCTGCCGATACCGGGGCGCGCGATCACCGTGGTCACGCGGTACCGTGACGTCAAGGAGGTGTTGGACAACCCTACCGTGTTCCGGGTGGGTTATGCACCGATGATGGACGACTCGGTCGGCCCCTTCATGCTCGCGCGTGATGGCACGGAGTTGAACGAACGCGACAAAGGCATCATGCGCGCTGTCATACGGCGTTCGGACCTCGCCGGCATCCGCAGCGCCACACGCCAGAACGCCGAAGCGGCGCTTGCGTCGATGCAACACGGTCAGATCGACCTCGTACCGCAACTTTCGCGGCGTGTGCCGGCGATGCTGACGCAGGACTATTTCGGGCTGCGCGCCGAGTCGCTCGACGACATCCTTCGCTGGTCGCGCGCAACGCAACACGACATGTTTCACAACGGCTTCGAGAAAAACCTGGACACCAAACGCGCGGTGCACGAGCGCAATCTGCAGGCCGGCAAGGAAATGCGTGAACGGCTCGAGCGTGTTCTGATTCCCGAGTGCCGAGCGGCACTGGCGCGCGGCGACACGCCCGATCACATCCTCGCGCGCCTGCTGCGCATCCAGTTCGACGACGCCGTCGAGTTCGACGAAGGGCGGATCCTGTCCAACCTCATGGGCACGCTGGTCGGCGGCATCGAGACCACATCGGCGGCCGTCGTTCAGACACTCAACCAGCTCTTTCGCCAACCGCGGCCGTTGGCGATGGCGCGCGAGGTGGCCAACGGCGACGGTGACTCCGAGGCGGACCACCAACGGCTGTACCAGCTTTGCCGTGAGGCGCTGCGCTTCGACCCGATCAACCCGTTGGTGGTGCGCGTGTGCGACAGCGACGTCGTCATTGCGCGGGGCAGCCTGCGGCGGCGGCGCGTCAAGCGGGGCGCCACTGTGTTGGTGTGCACGCGTTCAGCGATGCGCGATGGCCGGCAACTCGAGTTGCCCTCGGCGTTCATCTCCGACCGGCCCGACCACCACTACCTGCACCTGGGCTACGGCCACCACCGTTGTCTGGGTGACCACATCAGCACGGTGCAATGGCCCGAGATGGTACGAGCCGTTTTGCGCTTGCACAACGCGCGGCCGGTCGGTGAGATTGACCAGGCCGGTGGTCCGTTCCCGGAGCACTACCGCATCCAGGTTGACGCCTAG
- the oadA gene encoding sodium-extruding oxaloacetate decarboxylase subunit alpha, which produces MAGLKLTELVLRDAHQSLFATRLRIADMLPVCEAIDRAGYWSVESWGGATFDACIRYLGEDPWARLRTLKAAMPNTRQQMLLRGQNLLGYRHYADDVVERFVARAVANGMDVFRIFDALNDVRNLETAIRAAIANGAHAQGAMSYTLSPVHTIETWIDMGKRLEDLGCHSICIKDMSGLITPYVAYELVSRLKETVSVPIALHTHATTGLSTSAIVKAVEAGLDMADGAISSMSMTYGNSPTESLVAIFEGTEHDTGFSQASLAPIAEHFRAVRKKYAKFEGELRGVDARILAAQVPGGMLTNMENQLREQGMSERMDEVLEEVPRVREDLGFVPLVTPTSQIVGTQAVLNVMTGERYKTITKETLGVLLGEYGATPAPVDAALQARVLEGADHEVIEQRPADLLPNEMDRLTGELQGIAQVKGIALGEHIDEEALIHLLFPQVGIKFLENRGNPDAFEPEPTGKELELPSETPTQSDGNYVPEMYRVNVNGNTYEVSVSSGGDVHYIAPIEASSQPTPAASATAAPSGGAGEVMPSPLAGNVFKVLVAEGQHVAVDDVLVVLEAMKMETEIRSLKAGTVTQVAVREGDAVAQGQALVSIRE; this is translated from the coding sequence ATGGCTGGTTTGAAACTCACTGAATTGGTGTTGCGCGATGCTCACCAATCCCTTTTTGCAACCCGATTGCGGATCGCCGACATGTTGCCGGTGTGCGAGGCCATCGACCGCGCGGGCTACTGGTCGGTTGAGAGTTGGGGAGGCGCCACCTTCGACGCCTGCATCCGCTACCTCGGCGAGGACCCGTGGGCACGGCTGCGCACGCTCAAGGCCGCGATGCCGAACACCCGCCAGCAGATGTTGCTGCGCGGGCAGAACCTGCTGGGCTACCGGCACTACGCCGACGACGTTGTCGAGCGCTTCGTGGCGCGGGCCGTGGCCAACGGCATGGACGTGTTTCGGATCTTCGACGCGCTGAACGACGTGCGCAACCTCGAAACGGCGATCCGAGCTGCAATTGCCAACGGCGCCCACGCGCAGGGGGCGATGAGCTACACCCTCAGCCCGGTGCACACGATCGAAACCTGGATCGACATGGGCAAGCGGCTCGAGGACCTCGGCTGCCACTCGATCTGCATCAAGGACATGAGCGGGCTGATCACGCCGTATGTGGCCTACGAGCTGGTGTCACGGCTGAAGGAGACCGTGTCGGTGCCGATCGCGTTGCACACGCACGCCACCACCGGCTTGTCGACCAGCGCCATCGTCAAGGCCGTCGAAGCCGGCCTCGACATGGCGGACGGCGCGATCTCCTCGATGAGCATGACCTACGGCAACTCGCCAACCGAGTCGCTTGTCGCCATTTTCGAGGGCACCGAACACGACACCGGTTTCAGTCAGGCCTCGCTCGCGCCGATCGCCGAGCACTTCCGTGCGGTGCGGAAGAAGTACGCCAAGTTCGAGGGCGAATTGCGCGGGGTCGACGCCCGCATCCTCGCGGCGCAGGTGCCGGGAGGGATGTTGACCAACATGGAGAACCAACTGCGCGAGCAGGGCATGAGCGAGCGCATGGACGAAGTGCTCGAAGAGGTGCCACGGGTGCGCGAGGACCTCGGATTCGTCCCCCTGGTGACGCCAACGTCGCAGATCGTCGGCACGCAGGCGGTGCTCAACGTCATGACCGGCGAGCGCTACAAGACGATCACCAAGGAGACCCTCGGCGTGTTGCTCGGCGAGTACGGCGCCACCCCGGCACCGGTCGACGCGGCATTGCAGGCCCGGGTACTCGAGGGAGCCGACCACGAAGTCATCGAGCAGCGCCCGGCGGACCTGCTGCCGAACGAAATGGACCGATTGACGGGCGAATTGCAGGGCATTGCACAGGTCAAGGGTATTGCGCTCGGCGAACACATCGACGAGGAAGCGTTGATCCACTTGCTGTTTCCGCAGGTCGGCATCAAGTTTCTCGAAAACCGGGGCAACCCCGATGCCTTCGAGCCCGAGCCGACTGGCAAGGAGCTCGAGTTGCCGAGCGAGACGCCGACGCAGAGTGACGGCAACTATGTGCCTGAGATGTACCGCGTCAACGTCAACGGCAACACCTACGAGGTGTCAGTCAGCAGCGGTGGCGACGTCCACTACATCGCGCCGATCGAGGCTTCGTCTCAGCCGACACCGGCGGCAAGCGCGACCGCAGCGCCGTCCGGTGGGGCGGGTGAGGTGATGCCCTCGCCGCTGGCCGGCAACGTGTTCAAGGTGCTGGTCGCCGAAGGGCAACACGTCGCGGTGGACGACGTGCTGGTGGTGCTCGAAGCGATGAAGATGGAAACCGAAATCCGCTCGCTCAAGGCCGGCACTGTCACCCAGGTGGCCGTGCGCGAGGGCGACGCAGTCGCACAGGGCCAGGCGCTGGTGTCAATCCGCGAATGA